A portion of the Rhodanobacter sp. AS-Z3 genome contains these proteins:
- a CDS encoding ABC transporter permease yields MFAYYLELAVRSLRRSPGLTALMMLAIAFGVAASMTMYSVFRGISADPIPWKSSQLFVPQIDVWGPGHRDNGEPPIALTYTDAMALMRQHRALRQSAITSFFRSVRPPRFSENDSLIDARGYAVYSEFFPMLDVPFHYGTGWSADDDAGRTPVVVISDHFNQEMFGGGNSVGKSITIDTHDYRVVGVVRYWNPQPDFFSALQFRLEAPDFFLPFQFLMANHAFMGFKCQKGIDLAFTATLLSPDCPWISYMAELDTPAAVQTYRQYLDAYTSEQQKMGRFTWSPNNRLRDVPAFLDYRHVVPSNTELSLLVAQGLLVVCLLNTVGLLLAKFLRRGVEIAVRRALGASRASIYAQFLTEAGLIGAGGGMLGLLLTVIGVLSIGAVMPAQLAALARLDPSLLLLTLLLAVTATLLAAVYPAYRASQVPPALQLKAQ; encoded by the coding sequence GTGTTTGCCTACTATCTGGAACTGGCCGTGCGCAGCCTGCGGCGCAGCCCTGGCCTTACTGCGCTGATGATGCTGGCGATCGCCTTTGGCGTGGCGGCGTCCATGACGATGTATTCGGTATTTCGCGGCATATCCGCCGATCCGATTCCGTGGAAGTCGTCGCAACTGTTCGTGCCGCAAATCGACGTCTGGGGCCCGGGCCACCGCGACAATGGTGAACCGCCTATCGCGTTGACCTATACCGATGCCATGGCGCTGATGCGCCAACATCGGGCCTTGCGCCAATCCGCGATCACTTCGTTTTTTCGGTCGGTAAGGCCGCCGCGTTTCAGCGAAAACGACAGTCTGATCGACGCTCGGGGCTATGCGGTCTACAGCGAATTTTTTCCCATGCTGGATGTGCCGTTTCACTACGGCACTGGCTGGAGTGCGGACGACGATGCGGGTCGAACCCCGGTTGTGGTGATAAGCGATCACTTCAACCAGGAGATGTTCGGCGGCGGCAACAGCGTCGGCAAGAGCATAACCATCGACACCCACGACTATCGGGTTGTGGGTGTTGTCAGGTACTGGAACCCGCAACCGGATTTCTTTAGTGCTCTCCAGTTCCGACTCGAGGCGCCAGACTTTTTTTTACCGTTTCAATTCTTGATGGCGAACCATGCCTTCATGGGGTTCAAATGCCAGAAAGGCATCGACCTGGCTTTCACTGCGACGCTTTTGAGCCCGGACTGTCCATGGATCTCGTACATGGCTGAACTGGATACTCCAGCGGCCGTACAGACGTATCGGCAATATCTCGATGCGTATACCAGCGAACAGCAAAAGATGGGCCGCTTCACCTGGAGCCCGAACAACCGCCTGCGCGACGTGCCGGCGTTTCTCGACTACCGGCATGTGGTACCCAGCAATACGGAACTGTCGTTATTGGTGGCGCAAGGCCTGCTGGTCGTATGCCTGCTCAATACGGTGGGGCTGCTGCTGGCCAAGTTCCTTCGGCGCGGGGTCGAGATCGCCGTGCGGCGTGCACTCGGCGCCTCACGGGCGTCGATCTATGCTCAATTTCTCACCGAGGCAGGACTGATCGGCGCCGGGGGCGGCATGCTCGGGCTGCTGCTGACGGTCATTGGCGTGCTCAGTATCGGTGCGGTGATGCCAGCACAGCTGGCCGCGCTGGCGCGACTCGACCCCAGCTTGCTGTTGCTCACGCTGCTGCTTGCCGTGACGGCCACCCTGCTTGCCGCTGTCTATCCTGCGTATCGCGCGTCGCAGGTACCACCTGCGCTT